Part of the Perca fluviatilis chromosome 22, GENO_Pfluv_1.0, whole genome shotgun sequence genome, GGGGTAATAGGCCTCTCCTCGCCTTGTTGGCTCCCAGCAGGATCTGATATGGAGCGGGGACAGCTAGAGTACTCTATGGAGGGCTCCAGAGTCCCGTTCACTCTGGCACGGGTCACAGGGCTCTGGGGGGGTGGTGGTGTCCTGCTCCGGCTACCTCTGTCCACGCAGCGGGATTGGCGCTGGGTACCTAATCCTCCACATCCTCTTCCATGGTCCTGCCCGGTCGAGAAGCTAGAGACGCTGCCTAGTGATGAAGCTCGCTGTGGCCGCCTGAGCTTGCTGCTACCTCCTGACAAAGCTCTGTCCATCGGCACAGGGACAGGCACAAAGGGTGATGCCATCTTCctgagctttgtgctcctgccCTCCAACCCCCGCCACCGGTGCAGTCAACAAGGTTCTTCACACTGACACTGACTTTGCCTTTCTTCAGTGGTGCAGCATGATGATGAAGTGAAGCAGTAATGCTCACTCTGAGGGGCTGATGAAGACTGAGCACCctgtacaaaaaaagaaaaggataaATTGGTATGTTCATTGTATTTACCATCATCAATATGGACTATAAGCTTCCTTATACAGGCTGAAAAAGTTGGATCCTCAGATTTCCCTTAAACTTACACAACTGAGCAGACTCTGTCAGCATACGTTATACTTAAATAAGGGTACCAGACTGTGAGGGCAGATGAATTATTGACATGAGCCACATGCCATTCATAATTTATAACTTTGTGCATTATGTGAATAATTCATGATGGAAAAAGCCTTTGAAGACCCGTAGATGATAATTAGTGTGTCAGATCATCTTGTCAATTGATTAGGTTGTATCCACTTGTTCCATTAGAAACCGGACCCTTTCCAGTGAATGCAAACAGGAACAAGCCATGATGCTTTGGTTTGAGATAAAAGGCAGAGGACCCTACATGATGGTTTTCATGGAAGAGCAGGGCCTGAAATCGATTTCTGCTCAGACTGAGACTGGCAGCTATCTGTCAAACGTGTTCACATTAATTCAGCATTAGTGGAGCTTAGATAGGGCAGTCCTGTGTCTCTGAATGACTACAAATGAAAACACTAATTACATACTGGTAATACACATGTCAATGCCATATCAAGGTCAGAGGACAAACGAAAAACTAATGGAAACAATAAAGAAGTACAATAATGAACTGGGAAATATAGGCAGTCGACAAAGTGACACTGATGATATGTACTGCTCATGCTGCTCGCTCTCTTGACTGCAGCTATTTTGGTGCGCTTAAGAAACATGACGAAAGAGGTGGGACTAGAGCCAGCATGGCAACAAAACGCTGGCTGCCTACTTTAACTAACGTTATACTTTTAAGCCACGTTTTTCACGCTTTAGCTAACTTAGCTAAGTCAAGCGGTTAACGTTGATAGTTTAGCTAGCTACCTAACCTTTGGTAGCTGAAGTTAGCAAGCACGCACGCTTACCTAACTGCAAAAGATGACTTCCTTTTACTGAACAGTACCAACACCATTAACAAAATGTGGTTAACCACtttcaaaaaaaatcataatttcagTCACTgcaacagctagctagctaacgttagctaggttcGTAACGCTAACGTTATGCTTACTATTTAAAGTTAACGTTACGCCACTCCGAACaaattaacgttaacgttgagCTAACTGTTACCtaaaatattgttaaaataaGAGCTGCTTGCAGATGCATGCCGAATCGAGTAGCAATTCCCAAATGTTTGTTTAAggtcttcttttattttatattaggTAGATTTATGTTGCCAGTAATAAATAGGGCAACGCTTTCCTCCACACCACTGAAAGATAAGGTTATTACATTACCTTTACGTTAGCTAGTAAGCTAGTACAGGCAGCCAAAGCTAAGATGACGCATGATGACAACGACTTTCGCTTACCGTAGGAGGCGAGTATCTATCCCCTTCAGAAAATAAATTTAATATACACATAAACCCCGGTGTTTGATTGTCCTGTTGCTGTAAATCGAATGCACTATATCCTCCTCTGCCCTGTTCATGTTAGCTCGGTTGAATTCAGACCACGACAGGTGCAGTGTTTTAAGATAACCAGACGAGGGCGCTGTATCATAGCCTACAGGATATTATACCGCACTGTAATGTAATTCTGCAGCAAATAAAAATGAGTTGTATTGTTATATTGTAACCTCTAGGAAAAACCGGATTGATGGTGCTTGTCAGTGCTTACCATGCCTGGTCAGCACATGCTCACACtgcacaacatttttcattctttatagcataggtctatagttaaaaaaaaaaaaaaacttaacctGTACAGAAATGATGTGAGTAGGCTATATCTATATTTATGTGAAGTAGTCTGGACACTTGAATGAAAAGTCTATCTTGACCCAACTTGCAATATCCCTAATGTTCATCCCCATCACTGTTTCCCCCTAAaagcaaatatatttttaacaaaaatatcaaaatctcTCAAAAGAAAGTTATAACATATAAATGACTGAAATTAGAATCTGTTGTTAGCCTATCTAATGGCAACAATATTGGCAGTAGAGAAAGCAGTGGCTCTCATACTAAATCATTTAGCATGGAAGATTAGGTTagttcactttttttaaacagaaaacTTTGCATTGATGCATCTAAGATGACAAAATGCAAACACTACAACCACAAACCTTCTGCAtgcatatacaaaaaaaattagcATTCATATAATAGCTGGTGCAAGccttataatttattttgtgaGCAGCAGGGCAATTAGTGACCACACATTATATGACTatgaaaatgtctttaaataTGTTATTTAGTAATTGTCTCCATGCATGGTTGAAGAACTGCAGCTGGAAAAAAATGATCTTTGTCATTGATAGCAAATAATATCCCACTGTAGTCAGCATCTCAAGTGTACTTTACCTTTCCAGAGTTATACAAACAAAGAACTTTCAATAGCTTGATGTATTTTGATTCACAGTGCAGCTGATCAGATATGTGATTATCACATTTGTATAGTGATGATGTTTCTGAAGATTTTGGCTTAATCAACTGTAGACTGCACCTTGTCTTCATCACTCATCCGGCCTTTTATTATGTGGGATATCTGTGGTTAGCAGACTTACTAAGCACCCCCTTTGACATAAGACATGCACCCAAAGCATAACATGGGTGGGTGTGTCTTTCACTGATGGGTGTGATTTCTAGATACTTTCTCAGGCTGTAGCCAGACTTTCTTGTGCTTGGGTGTGTCAGACTGTAAAATCACACAGAGGTGGCTCAAACACAACACGTCTTACTTTAACTGAATCATTCCAGATCACTTGTTCCCTTGAAGAAGAGTCTCTGTCAGTAAGTACAGGATCTGTCATTTGATTTTGATGGGTTAAGGTTAGAAGGGTGATAGCAAAAGATAACAGGGGTCAACCAGGCAAGGAACAGTTCTTGATTGATACCCTTTAAAGCTGGTTTCCAAAGGCAACAGTGGTCGAGTAGTGGTGAGCAATATCTGTGATTCTGGTGAGTTTGGtgacatttcatttttgtttaagAATCTAAATCGATTGAGATTTACATGTATCGGTGAGTGAAATGATTATGATAAATTAGGAATGGGGATTGGTCTACAAATTTCTaccaaactgtaaaataaaataccaaTGCAAAAGTGTATTCTAAAGGTTTGCACAAGCTGTATTTTAAGACTTTAAACTATTTAATAGTTGGCAAATCAAACCAAGAGGCTGAAAACTTGGATTTCATCAAAAAGGATAATATGAATTTAGTAGCTTCCTCTACTTTTTACTTAAAAAGCTATTTGTGTTTTACATAATCAACGAAACATATCTTGTCAAAACAGGAGAGGGCAACTTATCAGATAAAAATATATGCTACAGTTTATAATGTGATGAATAATGCTCTGCTCTGCATCAGACACAATGACGGCATCAACCCCATCCAAGACAGCCAAGGCCAACACCACCTTCTCTCTGGCTTTGTTTAAAAAGCTGAATGATGACAACAAGACGGGGAATATCTTCTACTCCCCTTTCAGCATCTCTTCAGCCCTGGCTATGGTGATGCTGGGAGCCAGAGGAAACACAGCCACACAGATGTCAGaggtataacacacacacacacacacacgcacacagaaaatGAACAGTTAAAAAGTTACAGTTCTCATGTAAGCACACCCATTAAGTCAGATGTTGTTCATCATGGTGTTGGAATTTCGCAACAAAATTATTGCATCAAAAGAAAAAGGTGTgggtatgttgttttttttgtgcacggGTATTCTTAGTTTTTCTTACTGTAATGAAAGTAAAGGCATCTCCCAAGTAATATTAAAAGCATAAGTAAATTATTTGTTGTTGGGTTTTGGTCCAAAATTCCACTGGGAACACTTTGACCTAACTGTCTGGCAGAGTGGGGTGTGGCAGGGGAAAGTGCCCAAACATGCATTACTATTCATTCTGTCTCCCTGCGTCATCAGGAATGGCAAGGATCTGTTCTGTTCTGCCTTGGATTACAGTAAGATGATGAATAGTTAAATTCCTCTGTGAGCTGTAGACCACAGAAATGATGAGCACAGGAAAGCAAAAATGGGAACGTTATGGTCCTGTCTTATGTTAATTTTAGTGGTGGATTGTAGCTTAGTGCATTTACTCGAGTGTTGCAGTGAATTACAATTTTTAGGGTCcttatactttacttgagtatttccattctATTTTCTGCTACTTCATACCTCTGCTTCATTTAATTTCAAagataaataaagtattgtttGCTACATTTAGTTTTAGATGTAGTTGCCGGTTtagtaacatttttaatgtttGAATTTCTTTTACAGCGTGGCATTGCTACTGTAACTAGTAATTAAAAGCATGTGGATACTTCATCCACCACTGAGGGAGCTTAACAGTGAAACTGTGCTGTAACAGCAATGTACTATGCAAATCACAAATCTTGTCTGAGATAAAGGAAACTATAATTGAAAACActaaggaaaaaaaagggacaaaaagctAGGATCAGTTTGTACACTAAATTGTACAGTATTACCATACCCTTGCACTGTGCATATGCTGTAGTATAGGAACATAGGAATGGGAGTTGCAAAATGGGTTGCCTCATCATTTGGTTTATTTTATTGGATACACTGTAAACCTGACTGGTTTGGATAAATTATGCATGTGTGGTTTTGTTCCCTGCTGTTGAACACATGGGATGTCGATGTAGCAATGTTTGAGCCAGATGTGAAGAAGATGATTAGAGCCATAAATAGAACAGAGCCAAAGCACAGGGCAGCTTCACAGTTTATTTTTAATAGTGGTTATAAATTGTGGTTGTAAGTGTAAAGCGTTAAGATTTTACAATAGAATTTTACTTCTGACTTTCTCGGTTAACAAAAGAGTGTAATCATGAATGAGAGCCATCAGTTAGGGTGAGCAAAACATGTGTGTACGTGCATGCCTTGGTGTGTATGTGATTCAACATGAGGCTGTAGAGAGGTTTATTTAGTCACCAGAGAGTGCAGTTGCAACGCCTCAGTTTTAGTTAACCTGTGCATCAATCTGCCCtgccctgcccccccccccccccccccccctcccgccctgccctgccctgccctgccctgccccacacacacacacacccacacacacacacacacacacacacacacacacacacacacacacacacacacacacacacacatacacacacacacacacacacagacaatgttGAACTTGAGCCTAATGATAAGAGAAATTACCATTTGCACCCCCAGGTCCTCTGCTTCACCGAGACAGAGAAGCCGAAGCAGACAGGAGCAGAGCAGATGCAAACGCATTCGACGGTGCAGTCGGCGATGCAGTCGCAGATGCAGACGCGGATGCAGATGCGGACGCAGATACAGCAGACCAGCAGACTGCCACAGTATCTACTCAAGGTGGTAACAAACCCAAAATGAAAGGAATGATTAATGATAAGGCTTGGTGGGGCCATCTGGTGAGCAAATCTGAGATTTTGGTTTTACACACTTAATCTCCCACTGGTTTGCGTGCTTATTTTCTATATCTCGCTGCATCTTTTAAAACAGAATTTGAAAATATGAAGTGTAATGTGAAGTTTAAAACAGCAAAACCAGTAGAATGATTGTGCAGATGGAAAATTCAGTGTCTGGAgagacagcaacaaaaacacaccatCCAAATTTTTCTTTGGTCCACAGTGAAGATGATGGTGTAAAACAACATAATGGTATGGAATTGTCTGTgtaaatgctttaaaaaaatctccCTTTTGGGttgtttaatatttattttaatggtgGTAAAGCTTTTGTTTGGTCTGTTTTTGCCTTTTCCATATTCTTTCTAAAAGGTGCTGCGGGTAACATAAAGAGAAATTAAACTTCTGAAAACATCTGGATCGTGGGAGGTTTTCCTGAAAGTCATTctaattacagtaaataatgaGAACATTGACGCCAAAATCACTGGGCAGCATTCTAGCACATAGACCAATTGAGAAACAATGGCCAATATACCATTATCCAAAAAACTGACTCTGGAACAGAATTTAGATTTTTGGCTTACAGTATGGACTCATGGAATGTAAATTGCTTTTAAGGTGCTAAGAGTTTTTAGCTGTCTCCCTTGGTAATAGTGTCCTCAACACAGTGTATGCAAAACTGTATCATGGAGCACCAGGGTTAATGATGATTTTGGTGTCCGTTCTCATCATTTAACAGGTAAGCTGACCACCACTGATCCATATTAACATACTGTAATATGTGGCTGTTTGCAGTGCCTGAAACCCCAGAATGGTCAAGATGATGTCCATGCGAGCTTTGCCCAACTGCTGAGTGAGCTCATCAAGGCAGACGCTCCGTATGCCCTCAGTCTTGCCAACAGGCTGTACGGGGAGCAGTCCTACCAGTTTGTTGAGGTGTGTGTAAATTACATGATCAGCTCTCAGGAAAtcaatttttaaaataaaagagtGCTGTTCTACAAAATCTGTTCTACTATGTTCTTAGAACTTAAAACTGTCAACATACAAATGAAACTCATGTAAATTACATAGTATGCCTTGATGTGTCTTTTGTTTGTGAATTGGGTAATGGGAGTATTTCATTTTGGCGTGAGTATTCAAATGTGCTGTTTATGATTCCAGGATTTCTTGGCAGAAACCAGAAAGCACTACAATGCAGAGCTGGAGTCTGTGGACTTCAAAGCTAACGCAGATGCTGCCAGGGTCAACATCAACAGCTGGGTGGAGGAGCAGACCCAAGGTTGATCTCAcattaacaaacacacaaacttatGAGTATATATTACATACATTAGAAACTAAATCTGTGGCCAGTAACAGTTAACAATAAATTACACAAAATCTTGAGTAGTCAGCAGGTAACAATTGAGGAACAAATGAGGAACTAACTGCTAGTGAACCATTAGTTATTGAGTAACTCCTTATCAAATTGTATAGACTAGCTAATGATTAGGTAATGGTTTATTAATGATTAGTTCATTGAGAAATGAGTGAGAAACAAATCAGGAACAACTTGATAATTACTTAGTAAATACTCTGTGTTATGTATCACTTTACTAAGGGGGGCACAAAAACATGATATTGATGATAGTTTTATTTGTATGCATTGCCTTTGGTGTCTTTTAATCCTCCCCAGCCATGAATCCTCTAGGATATTTACATGTTACAATGAGGTCACATACAGCATTACATTCGCAGTTTCCATTCCCAGTTTGATTCCTATATCAAGCAAATAAATgctattaatatatatatatatatatatatatatatatatatatatatatatatatatggtttgCCTCAGCGAAAGGAAGAAATGGATGTCTTAAAACTTCCTTTGGTTAAATGCATTCAATGTGAAGCTTTTAGTTCAACTGCTAAAACCATCACAACCAACCAGACTTTAATTAGTGACAATGCAATTCTTCTTACAAGATCCAACAAGAGAGTACATGATAATTTAAGTAGGTACATGTAGGTAGCACTGTTTCAagattttgtttacatttaaatatCACTATCAGGgagggaattttttttaaagattatttttggggctttttctgcctttattttgataggacagctaggtgagaaaggggagagagagggggaagacatgcaggaaatactCACAGGTCgtatttgaaccctggacctctgcgtcgaggcataaacctctcattacatgtgtgcctgctctacccactgacacAGGGAGGGAATTTTTGACCCACATTTACTTTATGTTTTGTGTCCTTCTATGGGTTTCTATAATAGTTGTTTCTCTTTTCTGCAATTTTCTACCATTTGACTTGTTTTCTGATTCTGTATTTGAGTGCTCTGTTACTCATGTTGTGCCTCTCTAGTTCTTCCTTTTCCAGTAGTGTTAGTACATCGAGAAGTTGCAGTAGAGTAAGAAATCAAATTTTCTTGAGCTTTGGATGAAAACCTTGagcttgtgtctgtgtctttgtcttaATGACGATGTCTTTGCTCATTACTGTTCACCAGGTAAAATCAAGGACCTGTTGGTCCAGAATGTGGTCGACGGTTCGACTATCCTGGTGCTGGTCAATGCCATCTACTTCAAAGGCAACTGGAACCAACAGTTCAAGGAGGATTCTACAGTTGATGCGCAGTTTAGAATTAACAAGGTAACACTGCACAAAACCAGCACTGGATGGAAAAACACTAAGGGGCAAAAGCAGCCGTCTGGCCCACAGTTTCCAAATCCAGACAATCTGGGTTAGGAAACTGTTACACTTAATCATTTAGCATGATAGTGCACCGTTTACCTGAGCACTGTAATGCTGTAGCTGGAATGTGCAGGACACTCTGATAGTGGACCGCTACAAAGCTAAGTTATTTAGCTGGATGGAAAGTCGTACTTATTATTATGTTGTACCATGTTTGTAGTTTGAGCTGCTGCAGCTCAATGAAACCACTGGTGTGCAAACTGCAGCAGACTAGAAAAGCCAATTTTAGTCCTATTCTtccctgaataaaaaaaagaagtgtcaGGACAATGCATATGTTCCCATTGGTCATTGATTTTCTGGATTATCCTGAAAAATATCCCGTAGATGTGTTCCCCTGCCATTATGCGCTTGATCCCAGAACATTCCTTTGGTGTTTGTCCGAGGAAACATTGTCTAGTGAAATTTTTCACCAGatatacaaaatgtaaagataTCGGGCTTCCATCgtaataataaaatgttttatttgaacTATGAAATCGGACCTatgtcaacaacaaaaatgaatgTTCTGTTTGCTGTCTTCAGAATGACACTAAGTCGGTGAAGATGATGCGGCAGAAAAGTAAATTCCCTCTCATTGCCATTCCTGAGGCCAACTGCCAGGTAATGTACATGTTTTTTAACAGTATGGTTTTTCCCATGCCTGTTTGTCTGCCATGCAATCTGATATTTCAGTAATTTAAGAACA contains:
- the LOC120552258 gene encoding leukocyte elastase inhibitor-like, encoding MTASTPSKTAKANTTFSLALFKKLNDDNKTGNIFYSPFSISSALAMVMLGARGNTATQMSEVLCFTETEKPKQTGAEQMQTHSTVQSAMQSQMQTRMQMRTQIQQTSRLPQYLLKCLKPQNGQDDVHASFAQLLSELIKADAPYALSLANRLYGEQSYQFVEDFLAETRKHYNAELESVDFKANADAARVNINSWVEEQTQGKIKDLLVQNVVDGSTILVLVNAIYFKGNWNQQFKEDSTVDAQFRINKNDTKSVKMMRQKSKFPLIAIPEANCQILEMLYKGEELSMLIFLPDEIEDDTTGLEKLQRELTYEKFVEWTRSDMMGQTEVQVGLPRFKMEETYDLKDVLTSMGIVDAFDVTLSDFSGMSPANNLVLSKVVHKAFVEVNEEGTEAAAANAAVLSERSAMIPATFIADHPFLFFIRHNPTMSVLFAGRYCSPE